CCGTCTTTCTCCTCCACGAAGCCTTTGCCTGTCCCTACGACGAGATCGCCCGCCTGCTCAACAGAAGCGCCAGCGCCTGCCGCCAGCTCTTGCACCGAGCCCGGGCGCGGCTACGTGCTGCCCAGGCCCAGGCTCGCTTCAGCGTGAAGCCCGAGGAGCATCACGCCCTCTTGAGCAGCTTCCTGATGGTCGCTCAGGGTAGCCCGCTGCAGTGCCTGGTTGAGACGCTGCTGCCCACTGCTGAGGTCCCAGGACCGGGGACGTCGGGGACGGAAGCCAAGGCCGTATTTGCACAAGAAGCGGCCCCGGCTCCCGTTGTCGGACAAAAGGAGCCGCTGGCGCTGCCTGCTCTGGAGGAATGCCATGCCCATGCCTGAAGAAGGGCCTGCCATTCTGTTGAGCGAACTGGAACGGTCCCTGATGCTGCGAGCGCTGGCGCTGGCGCGCAGCGTCGAGGGGCGCACCAGTCCCCGCCCGCCGGTGGGGGCTGTCCTTGCGCGCCACGGGCAGATTGTAGGTCAGGGAGCGACGGCTCCGCCCTATGGACCTCATGCCGAGGTCGAGGCGCTGCGGGCTGCTGGCCCACAGGCCCGAGGGGCCGATCTCTATGTGACATTAGAGCCGTGCTGCATCGCGCTGCACACGCCGCCCTGTACCGAGACCATCATTGCCGCGGGGGTCCGGCGCGTCGTCGTGGCCGCTCGCGATCCCAACCCGCGGGTCGATGGGCGCGGACTGGCGCAGCTCCAGCAGGCCGGGGTAGAGGTTGCGCTGCTGGACGAGGATGATCCCCAGGCCCGGCAGGCGCGCGAGCTGCTGCGTCCCTTTGCCACCTTTGTGCGTAGCAAGCGCCCCTATGTCACGGCTAAATGGGCCATGACCCTCGATGGCAAGATGGCGGCCTATACTGGCGACTCCTTCTGGATCAGCGGATCACCAGCTCGGACCTGGGCCCACGAGCTGCGCGACCGCGTCGATGGCATCCTGGTGGGAGCTGGGACGGCGCGCCGCGACGATCCCTTGCTCACCGTGCGCCTGGCCGCCAGCAGCGAGCGCAGACCACGTCTCCAGCCGCCGCGACGGCTGATCATAACCAGCAGCGGCCAACTCCCGCCACAACTACGACTGCTCAACACGCCCGAGGCTGGAGAGACCTGGCTGCTGATCGGCGAGCAGGTTCCCGCCGAGCAACGCGCAGCCCTGGCCCGTCCGGCTGTACGTCTCATCGAAGTGCCCTGTGAGCCGACGGGGCGCGTTGATCTCCGGCAGGCCCTGCAGCGTCTGGCTGCCGAGGACCTGATGCATATCCTCCTCGAAGGCGGGGCCGCCCTCACAGGCAGCGCCTTCGACTGTGGCTGCATCGATCACGTCGCCGTCATCGTCGCGCCCGTGCTAATCGGCGGCGCTGGCGCCCCAGTCCCTCTCGCCGGCCAGGGCCTGCCCAGCCTGAGCCTGGCGGCCACGCTGCGCGATCGGTGCACCCAGACTCTGGGCGACGACCTGCTGATCGAGGGCGAGGTCTGCTACGCCCCTGCCGCCCCGTCGGAGGCAGAAGTAGTGCAGAACCTGACGAGAAAGTGAGAGATCATGTGATGCCAGCAAACCACCTGTTAGAGACCGATGACCTGTGGCTCTCAGTGCCTGCCGCCGTTCGCCGGCTGCAGGCCGGCCAGATGATCTTGCTCTGCGACGACGAGACACGCGAGCATGAGGCCGACCTCTGCCTGGCGGCCCAGTTCGCCACCACTGAGCGCATCAACTTTATGCTCCAGCAGGCGCGCGGCCTGCTCTGTGTGGCCCTGGCCGGCGAGCGGCTCGATGCCCTGGCTATTCCTCTGGCCGAGCGCGCCAACGCCCCCCTGCAGGACACCGCCTTTACGGCCTCCGTTGATGCCCGCCGCGGCACCACTACTGGTGTCTCCGCCCGCGATCGCGCTATAACCGCTCGTCTGCTTGTCGACCCAACCGCACAGCCAGAAGACTTCGCGCGCCCGGGCCATCTCTTCCCACTGCGGGCCAATCCAGCCGGCACCCTGGGCCGGCGCGGGCACACCGAGGGAGCGGTTGACCTCATGCGTCTGGCCGGCCTTGAGCCAGGGGCAGTCATCTGCGAGGTCCTTGATGAAGAAGGCGAGCCGGCGCGTGGTGCCACTCTGCTGCGCTTTGCTCAGCGTCACGGCCTGGGCCTCATCACTGTAGACGCCATCTCCCGCTTTCGGCGCGAGCAGCCTGTCATCCTGGTC
This sequence is a window from Thermogemmatispora onikobensis. Protein-coding genes within it:
- the ribD gene encoding bifunctional diaminohydroxyphosphoribosylaminopyrimidine deaminase/5-amino-6-(5-phosphoribosylamino)uracil reductase RibD — translated: MPEEGPAILLSELERSLMLRALALARSVEGRTSPRPPVGAVLARHGQIVGQGATAPPYGPHAEVEALRAAGPQARGADLYVTLEPCCIALHTPPCTETIIAAGVRRVVVAARDPNPRVDGRGLAQLQQAGVEVALLDEDDPQARQARELLRPFATFVRSKRPYVTAKWAMTLDGKMAAYTGDSFWISGSPARTWAHELRDRVDGILVGAGTARRDDPLLTVRLAASSERRPRLQPPRRLIITSSGQLPPQLRLLNTPEAGETWLLIGEQVPAEQRAALARPAVRLIEVPCEPTGRVDLRQALQRLAAEDLMHILLEGGAALTGSAFDCGCIDHVAVIVAPVLIGGAGAPVPLAGQGLPSLSLAATLRDRCTQTLGDDLLIEGEVCYAPAAPSEAEVVQNLTRK
- a CDS encoding sigma-70 family RNA polymerase sigma factor: MEEFDRYYPLLFATARSLLGSCDEIEDIIQESYIRYATAAAQQIGSLRAYLQTIVTRLCLDRLKSARVQREQPLGLWLPVSEEGPRTTPEPEALVVETLEQREALARALWLLQERLSPAERAVFLLHEAFACPYDEIARLLNRSASACRQLLHRARARLRAAQAQARFSVKPEEHHALLSSFLMVAQGSPLQCLVETLLPTAEVPGPGTSGTEAKAVFAQEAAPAPVVGQKEPLALPALEECHAHA